GCCTTATTCTAGATCCGGCCATGATGAGCGGTCATTGGTTACAAGGCAGCTGATCAGCGTAAAGCTCATTTACTGTAATTATTCATGTGGGTACCAGGTAAGCATAGGCGGTgctagagatagatagatagatagatagatagatatccaCTAAAATGAGCCATTTTACAGTATTCCCCAGCCTAACTATAGGATAGTAAATAGGCTTATAAAAAAGCATCTGAGCCCATTTTTAACAGACCAACGTTGCATACCTTCTATGTTAACAGGTAAAAGGTAAAATGTTCCATTCTATGTCATCTTCAAGACTGACTAACAACATTGTTTCTAATGTTTTAAACAGTGAGTTTGACTTGATATCATTAAACCACTTACAGGGTCCTGCAATTTAGTATGATCAGATGAAGCACTTTTTTGTGCAACAGTCCATCCTCAAGCTTAATATTGACAATCAAATATACAATGAAGGGATGCTTGTCTTTTATCTCTTGTAATTGATGTGTAAATGTATTGTATGGTCAattgtaatgtgtgtatttatgttctAAGTCTTTCTGAACTGCACCAGTCTTTATATAATGCACAAAGTCTTATTCCATGTATCTATATTTTTTCACAAATGGAGCAACTATAGATGCAAAACAAATTTCACACATCTGACAATGAAGTATTTGTGTCTGGTTAGTCTGTCCTATCTAGTTCGTCTGTCTTGACCGGTTTGTCTGTCGTGTCTGGTTTTCCTACTTGCTAGTCCAAGTTGGAACCTGAATTGGAGCTTTCCCACATCAAAGACTGTTTTTATGAACGCATGACAGATTACACATCATATTTAAGACAATTTAAGATCAAATCTTGTAAAAATGTTTCAGAAATGAGGCCCCAGAAGTCTGTAATTCTCAAaagacaatatatatatatatatatatatatatatatatatatatatatatatatatatatatatatatatatatctctatcaTTTTCTGATATGCCTACTGCATAACTGTTTCAAACTCAGAAATGAGTATTTATGACTAATGTGCTAAGGGTGAAAACATGTTTTATTATTAGAAATAATTTGAACAGAAAATCTACATTTGACATAATTATACATGaatgaacatgaacatgagcATACATACGTGAATGTGTTTTATCACTCATGATTACTCATAGACCTTTTACTGAATTGAACAGAGTTGAAACGGAATACCAAAGGAGAAAGCCACAAACTGTCAGTAACAGAACTTAGACTTAACCAAATGTATTAAACCCATTAGGTTAGATTGATCTTCTTTGACCTTAGTTGACATCACATCATTATTCCTAATTGTATCAATGCCTTTTAATGTAGCCATTCATTGATTCAATCAAATAGAGTCAAATAAATCTGACCTTGCTGTTCTCTGGAGTATTCTTCTGCTTTGAAGCTCTGACAAGAAACATCAGCATAagggtgtgtgagtgcaggAAGCTGAGGATTAATTACCTACAGTAATAGCCTATGTTTGACCTGATTTGTTAAAGGTTTGTTTGTGTAAACTTGACAAAAACAGTTCATGTTGATGTGCTGATGGGATATTCACTGCCATTCCCCATACATTTTCACTTCTCTTTTAAAGTGAGGGCTTGGCAATGTTCCTCCAGCATAAACACAAAATAGAGCAATGTGCCATTGTATGGAAACAGTAATCTGGCagtgagtaaaaaaaaaatcactgtagACCCACTCAAAAATAATGCTAGGATGAAACATTATTCAAAACCTTTCCTAGACACATGTTCAGTCCCCCCGCCTCACCATCACTACCCCCACCACAATAGCTGTGGCAGAATACAGTAGACTAGGTTCTTCATTAAGCCAATTACATTTGCCAATTACAATAGAAGTAGGGACAGTGTTTTTCGTTGGTCATTTGATCTTAAGTAGCCTAGCCTGTCAAATAATTCTTTGTTCAATGACTTATGACCGGGGCTATGTGTGAGTGGATGAATATGGAGTGACGTGAACAGGTCAGTGTCAAGATACGAACGCCTTGACTATTTAAAAAAAGCATCACATTGAATCGGGTGTAGCCTAAGAGCCGGAGCCAAGCAGCTCCTGAAGTTCACCTCTTGCAGCCTTCCTAGAAAGATAAACTTCTCGTTAGGCTCAAATCTAGAGCGAATCTTCTTTTAGGCTACCTTTGATTCAAACAGAAACAAGAAACATGCCCAAACGTCTTTCTGTGATATTTATAGGCGCGTGCCTACTTGTGTGCGAGAGCGCTCAGAACTCAAACTCGAAAAAGGTGCTGTTGTCTAAAGACTATGGGGTGAAGCTGTGCGGCAGAGAGTTCATCCGAGCTGTAATCTTCACCTGTGGCGGTTCTCGCTGGAAAAGGGCTATGAATCTGGATTTACTTTTGAGAAGCGACAatggtaggctacgtttttaTCATTCTTGCTTCGTCAAATTGATTGGATTATCATTAGCGTCTGGCACATCGATTAAACAACATGACATTTTCACATTAAGGGAGAACACTTAACATTTGTTACatttgtaggctagcctacgaaAAAGAACTAACGTAGTAATCCTATGGTTTACTAGTAATCGTAGTAATCCTATGGTAGAATTCTATGGTAGGCTACGCTAGTGTAGGCTATCCTGTAGGTTGTCCTTAGGCGCCTAGTGTTTCTATAGCCTAGTAAAACAAATACCCTAACTAGTAGGCCTATtcccaaaatactatagtaggctactcctaTACTATAATATGTTGTCCCAAGATACTACTCTTTTTCATAGGCTATAGATAATGAGGGTAGGCTTGATATTTTCTGCACATGTCTGTTTAGGCTACCTCAAAATATATGATTAAGTTGGAaaactgttattattattgactAGACGTAGCCAAGGAGCATCTTGACAACTGGAAAAATAAACGCAAAAATAGATTAGGGTACCATTTGTTGTCATAAAACCATCTTTCAGTCTTTTTCATCCTCAAACTGATGTTATTTAATTATTCAAActgaatttatttatat
The Alosa alosa isolate M-15738 ecotype Scorff River chromosome 12, AALO_Geno_1.1, whole genome shotgun sequence DNA segment above includes these coding regions:
- the rln1 gene encoding prorelaxin H1 isoform X2; the encoded protein is MPKRLSVIFIGACLLVCESAQNSNSKKVLLSKDYGVKLCGREFIRAVIFTCGGSRWKRAMNLDLLLRSDNDFLKLFDDQKQTGAESNEQQLSYKLHFDRKKRNFSHGLAGICCNQGCTKNDIGRLC